In Sinorhizobium numidicum, the following proteins share a genomic window:
- a CDS encoding pilus assembly protein TadG-related protein, giving the protein MSETPGAQKPSPRQRGLPRRMLQDERGAVAVIAAIIFPVLVGALGLGAETGYWYLKQRKLQHAADVSAHAAAVRHRAGDQQSALETTAGRIAGASGYSPGSLTVSTQSGAAGSSKITVQLSETHQRLFSSIFSSEPMVLGARAVAEVKGGSKACVLALSSSASGAVTVTGSTEVRLSGCSVVSNSSAADAFLMKNGSAMMSTDCVYTVGEAVTTTGLTLTGCTEPVERAPPTADPFASVAEPEKLHIQQLPCRTLDYVSNSTYSFDRLANGLEAIRFCGGLEIKGMIVLKPGLYIIDGGDFTVTAGAKLSGEGVTFFFANSAAAKLLGNGNIDLTAPTSGPYAGLLFFGSRHDTGVVHQVTGNSESRLEGSLYVPTGRVDFTGNSTVSGGCTQIVADQVTFTGNATMETCASPTDEIVVGRTVSLIE; this is encoded by the coding sequence ATGAGCGAAACTCCCGGCGCCCAAAAACCATCTCCCCGGCAACGCGGTCTACCGCGTCGAATGCTTCAGGACGAGCGTGGCGCTGTGGCCGTGATCGCCGCGATCATCTTCCCCGTCCTGGTTGGCGCTTTGGGTCTCGGCGCTGAAACGGGCTACTGGTATCTGAAACAGCGTAAGCTGCAACATGCGGCGGACGTCTCCGCACATGCGGCCGCCGTGCGCCATCGCGCGGGTGATCAGCAGTCTGCTCTAGAGACCACGGCGGGTAGGATTGCGGGCGCTTCTGGTTATTCGCCCGGCAGCTTGACCGTCAGCACCCAGTCCGGCGCGGCGGGAAGTTCAAAGATAACCGTCCAACTGAGCGAGACGCATCAGCGCCTGTTTTCGTCCATTTTTTCCAGCGAGCCCATGGTGCTCGGGGCACGTGCAGTTGCCGAGGTCAAGGGGGGCTCCAAAGCCTGCGTGCTTGCTCTGTCGAGTTCGGCATCCGGCGCCGTGACTGTGACCGGCTCGACAGAAGTTCGTTTGTCAGGCTGCAGCGTGGTCTCGAATTCAAGCGCGGCGGACGCCTTTTTGATGAAGAACGGCAGCGCTATGATGTCGACCGATTGCGTCTACACGGTCGGCGAAGCCGTCACGACGACAGGGCTCACGCTTACCGGGTGCACTGAGCCTGTCGAACGCGCGCCGCCGACAGCGGATCCTTTCGCATCCGTCGCCGAGCCAGAGAAGCTGCACATTCAACAGCTTCCCTGCCGGACACTCGACTATGTCTCGAATTCTACCTATTCGTTCGACCGGCTCGCGAACGGGCTTGAGGCAATCCGGTTCTGCGGCGGGCTTGAGATCAAGGGAATGATTGTTTTGAAGCCGGGGCTCTACATCATTGACGGCGGCGATTTCACGGTGACCGCAGGGGCAAAGCTCTCGGGTGAAGGAGTCACTTTCTTTTTTGCCAATTCGGCGGCAGCGAAATTGCTCGGCAACGGCAACATCGATCTAACCGCGCCGACCAGCGGTCCATATGCCGGCCTGCTCTTCTTCGGCAGCCGGCATGATACGGGTGTGGTCCATCAGGTGACGGGCAACTCGGAGTCGAGATTGGAGGGAAGCCTCTACGTGCCGACAGGACGCGTCGACTTTACCGGAAACTCCACGGTCAGTGGCGGGTGCACGCAAATTGTTGCGGACCAGGTCACATTCACCGGCAACGCGACCATGGAAACCTGCGCCTCGCCGACGGACGAGATCGTCGTCGGCCGGACAGTGTCCCTCATCGAATAG